TCTGCTATGTAGCGTGCCTATGACCTTCGCACAACAGGAGACGGAGAACGTCAAGTATGAAGGGATTGAGATTACCGTCAATATTAACCAAGCTAGTGCTGAAGAACTGGCAGATTTATTACAGGGAATCGGTCTGAAAAAAGCGCAAGCTATTGTGAGTTATCGTGAGCAAAACGGTAACTTTAGCAGTGCCGATGGTTTAACTGCGGTCAAAGGTATTGGCCTCGCTACCGTAGAGAAAAATCGCCACCGGATTCAATTGTAATTGCTTCAAAGAGTGCGCGAGCACTCTTTTTTGTATTTCGTCGCTATCCCGCCTAGAACCTCTATCTGTTTCCCTCTATAATTTCTCGCCGAACAAGGTCAGGTCATTGAGCCTAGACCAGCAACCAACCTGGAGTAAAACATGTCGTCTCATACACCGGTGGTCACCGTTGATGGACCGAGTGGTGCCGGCAAAGGCACGCTTTGTATGCTGCTAGCCAAAAAGCTAGGTTTCCACTTACTGGACTCTGGCGCAATTTATCGAGTTTTAGCGCTTGCCGCGATTCATCATGGTGTTGATCTTGAGTCGGAGGATGCGCTTGTCCCACTCGCTACTCACCTTGATGTTCAATTTATCGCTGAAGGTGACTTAGTGAAAGTTATCTTAGAAGGTGAAGACGTTTCAGGAGAGTTACGCAAAGAACAAACGGGCATGGCAGCATCGAAGGTGGCTGCCTTGCCGAGAGTTCGTGAAGCGCTATTGCGACGCCAACGCGCTTTTGCCGAGGGTGCAGGTTTAGTGGCCGACGGCCGTGACATGGGGACGATAGTTTTCCCTCAAGCTGAAGTGAAAATCTTCCTTGATGCCAGCGCTGAAGAGCGAGCGACTCGCCGCCTGAAACAGTTGCAAGGCAAGGGGTTAGATGTTAAATTTGACGACCTTTTGAGCGAGATCCAAGAGCGTGACGACCGAGATCGTAACCGCCCAGTGGCGCCTTTACGCCCTGCAGAGGATGCGCTGTTGCTAGATTCAACCACAATGAGTATCGACGAAGTGGTAGAAAAGGCACTACAATATATCGAATCTAAGCTAGTCGCCTAGGCGG
The sequence above is drawn from the Vibrio sinaloensis genome and encodes:
- a CDS encoding ComEA family DNA-binding protein, which translates into the protein MIKQLVFILVLLCSVPMTFAQQETENVKYEGIEITVNINQASAEELADLLQGIGLKKAQAIVSYREQNGNFSSADGLTAVKGIGLATVEKNRHRIQL
- the cmk gene encoding (d)CMP kinase; its protein translation is MSSHTPVVTVDGPSGAGKGTLCMLLAKKLGFHLLDSGAIYRVLALAAIHHGVDLESEDALVPLATHLDVQFIAEGDLVKVILEGEDVSGELRKEQTGMAASKVAALPRVREALLRRQRAFAEGAGLVADGRDMGTIVFPQAEVKIFLDASAEERATRRLKQLQGKGLDVKFDDLLSEIQERDDRDRNRPVAPLRPAEDALLLDSTTMSIDEVVEKALQYIESKLVA